A portion of the Carya illinoinensis cultivar Pawnee chromosome 11, C.illinoinensisPawnee_v1, whole genome shotgun sequence genome contains these proteins:
- the LOC122280466 gene encoding protein JOKA2-like: MNSSNNGTPKMIKIKLGDTLKRMKLSFYDGRLELTMIDLRKKICDLFKFPADADFILTYVDEDGDVVTLFDDDDLSDAVDQCLKFVKIDVQLSNNNAQSGGSSISTQRLTSLQTQHPYPKIGTFVVAKVSKSKLQWLRDLLHKALKIYEYIISTVSAPGLVDLISKAAQTYLKYLDSLTHSGGSSISKSMLQRDLLHKALSTIYEYISKAAPAPVLLLVDFISKTVQTYLNCIHKLFLVEAGW, translated from the exons ATGAACTCCTCGAACAATGGCACGCCGAAGATGATCAAG ATTAAACTTGGAGATACTCTCAAGCGTATGAAACTATCTTTCTACGATGGACGCCTGGAACTTACCATGATTGATTTGAGGAAAAAGATCTGTGATTTATTTAAATTCCCTGCGGATGCTGACTTTATCTTGACATATGTTGACGAAGATGGTGATGTGGTAACactttttgatgatgatgatctgtCTGACGCGGTTGATCAGTGCTTGAAATTCGTGAAGATCGATGTGCAACTGAGCAACAACAATGCTCAATCTGGTGGAAGCAGCATTTCTACCCAACGTCTTACTTCTCTTCAAACCCAACATCCATATCCGAAGATCGGAACCTTTGTTGTTGCTAAGGTTTCTAAATCAAAGCTGCAATGGCTCCGGGATCTGCTACATAAAGCACTTAAGATTTATGAGTATATAATTTCAACTGTCTCTGCTCCAGGTCTTGTCGATTTAATATCAAAGGCCGCACAGACCTACCTCAAATATCTCGATTCACTCACTCATTCTGGGGGAAGCAGCATTTCAAAATCAATGCTGCAACGGGATCTGCTACATAAAGCACTTTCAACGATTTATGAGTATATTTCTAAAGCTGCCCCTGCTCCAGTACTACTTCTTGTTGATTTCATATCAAAGACCGTACAGACCTACCTCAACTGCATTCACAAACTCTTTCTGGTGGAAGCTGGGTGGTAA
- the LOC122281525 gene encoding protein NBR1 homolog — MDDCYVPDPEGIKVKFGDTMKCVKFYGRPGMASLRGKILDSFYNIPPNADFTLTYTDYDGDVITISDDIDANRAVGRGRIDVQLSNNKGVNTYAQSVESISTQLTSLQTRHPYPKIETGVVAKVSKSVLQQLREALLLHEALSKISEDIISKAVSDPVLVDLISKTAQTYLKYLDSQTHSGMDSTTPNVDIDEGDEAGCQ, encoded by the exons ATGGATGATTGTTATGTACCTGACCCTGAAGGGATCAAG GTTAAATTTGGAGATACCATGAAGTGCGTGAAATTTTATGGTCGACCCGGGATGGCTAGTTTGAGGGGGAAAATCCTTGATTCATTTTATAATATCCCTCCCAATGCTGACTTTACCCTGACATATACTGATTATGATGGTGATGTGATAACAATCAGTGATGATATTGATGCGAATAGGGCGGTCGGACGGGGCAGGATTGATGTGCAACTGAGCAACAACAAAGGTGTTAACACCTACGCTCAATCTGTTGAAAGTATTTCTACCCAACTTACTTCTCTTCAAACCCGGCATCCATATCCGAAGATCGAAACCGGTGTAGTTGCTAAGGTTTCAAAATCAGTGCTGCAACAGCTCCGGGAAGCACTTCTGCTACATGAAGCTCTTTCAAAGATTTCGGAGGATATAATTTCTAAAGCTGTCTCTGATCCAGTTCTTGTTGATTTAATATCAAAGACCGCACAGACCTACCTCAAATATCTGGATTCACAAACTCATTCTGGAATGGATTCAACTACGCCGAATGTTGATATTGACGAGGGGGACGAAGCTGGGTGCCAATGA